The following coding sequences lie in one Paenibacillus durus ATCC 35681 genomic window:
- the ligD gene encoding non-homologous end-joining DNA ligase, with the protein MPTAVKGSITIEGQEVSITNPDKLLWPEQGITKRIYLEKLAALSPYLLRYLNQRLLTVIRYPHGVTGKSFYQKNAPDPLPPFIRTFMHESINYITLDGLPGLLWLGNSAALEFHPSLHYAGSSLPCEWMIDIDPSREVEPRIMEAAAIVGDVLKSLGLASVPKTSGATGVQIIVPIRSGVTFDELRKVGHFVGRYVTEKHPELFTLERLKKQRGDKIYFDYLQHYGGKTLAAPYTPRARPLATVSTPLTWDEVANNVSPEDFHLLNIEERLRSKGDLIALLPPQPVELVIAGLK; encoded by the coding sequence ATGCCAACCGCCGTCAAAGGCTCCATCACCATTGAAGGGCAGGAAGTCTCCATCACCAATCCGGATAAGCTGCTGTGGCCCGAACAGGGAATAACCAAACGCATCTACCTGGAAAAGCTTGCCGCCTTGTCGCCATACTTGCTGCGCTATCTTAATCAACGGCTGCTTACGGTCATACGCTACCCGCACGGAGTCACCGGCAAGTCCTTTTACCAGAAAAACGCCCCCGACCCGCTGCCGCCCTTTATCCGCACCTTCATGCATGAAAGTATCAACTATATCACGCTGGACGGGCTGCCCGGACTGCTCTGGCTCGGCAATTCGGCCGCTCTGGAATTTCACCCCTCGCTGCATTACGCAGGCAGCAGCCTGCCATGTGAATGGATGATTGATATTGATCCTTCCCGGGAGGTTGAGCCTCGTATCATGGAGGCGGCGGCCATTGTCGGAGACGTGCTGAAGTCGCTCGGACTGGCCTCAGTGCCGAAGACTTCGGGAGCGACCGGCGTGCAGATTATCGTCCCGATCCGATCCGGAGTTACCTTTGACGAGCTTAGGAAGGTCGGACATTTTGTCGGCAGGTATGTGACTGAGAAGCATCCGGAGCTGTTCACGCTGGAGCGGCTAAAGAAACAGCGCGGCGACAAAATCTATTTCGATTACCTCCAGCATTACGGCGGTAAGACGCTGGCCGCGCCCTATACGCCCCGCGCCCGCCCGCTGGCTACCGTATCCACGCCGCTAACCTGGGACGAGGTCGCAAACAATGTCTCGCCGGAGGATTTTCATCTCCTTAATATCGAGGAACGTCTTCGTTCTAAGGGCGACCTGATCGCGCTGCTGCCTCCTCAACCGGTAGAGCTTGTTATCGCCGGTCTGAAGTGA
- a CDS encoding H-type small acid-soluble spore protein, whose amino-acid sequence MDVQRAQDIFASKDNIAVHLDGKPVWIEHVDAANGMATVQIGSRPTDVQTVGVDRLEEQKH is encoded by the coding sequence ATGGACGTACAACGGGCGCAGGATATTTTCGCTTCCAAAGATAACATCGCGGTACATCTTGACGGGAAGCCCGTATGGATTGAGCATGTGGATGCGGCAAACGGCATGGCAACGGTTCAGATCGGCTCGCGGCCGACGGATGTGCAAACGGTCGGTGTGGACCGGCTGGAGGAGCAGAAGCATTGA
- a CDS encoding YitT family protein, with protein MGTSPQALVKEEPNKPRKTGTIKTAKLAQRAVMMVIGASMMAVALEIFLVPNQMVDGGITGISIMLSHIFHIPLGILLTLLNLPFLIVGYKQIGKTFALSTLFAVVVMSIGTQMLHPVQPITVEPLLAAVFGGVILGVGVGLVVRYGGSLDGTEIVAILVAKRLPFSVGEVVMFFNLFILTGAGFVFGWNNAMFSLIAYYIAFKMIDVTLEGLDQSKSVWIISDKYRDIGEALTERLGRGVTYLEGEGGFSGDNKKVIFVVITRLEEAKMKAIVEDWDSDAFVAVGNIHDVKGGRFKKKSIH; from the coding sequence ATGGGTACGAGTCCACAAGCATTAGTTAAAGAAGAACCTAATAAACCCCGGAAGACCGGGACGATCAAGACTGCCAAACTGGCGCAGCGGGCCGTAATGATGGTAATCGGGGCAAGCATGATGGCCGTGGCGCTGGAGATTTTCCTCGTTCCAAACCAGATGGTGGATGGCGGCATTACAGGCATATCCATTATGCTGTCGCATATTTTTCACATTCCCCTTGGCATTTTACTGACACTTCTTAATCTTCCTTTTCTGATTGTCGGCTACAAGCAGATCGGCAAGACGTTCGCATTGTCCACGCTGTTTGCGGTCGTCGTAATGTCGATCGGCACCCAGATGCTGCATCCTGTGCAGCCGATTACCGTGGAGCCCCTGCTGGCGGCGGTGTTTGGCGGTGTTATCCTCGGGGTCGGCGTCGGACTCGTGGTACGTTACGGCGGATCGCTGGACGGTACAGAAATCGTGGCGATTCTGGTCGCGAAAAGACTGCCTTTTTCGGTAGGCGAGGTCGTCATGTTCTTCAATCTGTTCATCTTAACGGGAGCGGGCTTTGTCTTCGGTTGGAATAACGCTATGTTCTCATTGATTGCTTACTACATCGCCTTTAAAATGATCGACGTTACCCTCGAAGGTCTGGACCAGTCGAAATCGGTCTGGATCATCAGCGACAAGTACCGCGATATCGGCGAAGCGCTGACGGAGCGCCTTGGCCGGGGTGTGACTTATCTGGAAGGGGAAGGCGGCTTCTCGGGCGATAACAAGAAGGTGATCTTCGTTGTCATTACCCGGCTAGAAGAAGCCAAGATGAAGGCAATCGTCGAAGACTGGGATTCCGATGCTTTTGTCGCAGTCGGCAATATCCACGATGTCAAAGGCGGGCGCTTTAAAAAGAAATCGATTCACTAA
- a CDS encoding ATP-dependent DNA ligase, producing MKLQPIIPFEPIITARLPTGEQWIAQIKWDGVRMVSYYDGNSTELINRRGNNRTRQYPELADAGRYCGADSVILDGEVIALIGGKPSFHEVMRRDSLKKDSAIASMVRQIPVLYMVFDIVYCNGEWLLDRPLSERQHLLEEMLLPHPHVQAVPSYSDPAALLSTARANGLEGIVCKELTSLYTPGGKDKRWLKRKIIFDLNAVAGGVTFRDGIVNALLLGLYDADGRLHYIGHAGTGKLTVKDWRDLTTLSHSLAIGDMPFASLPQRVKGAFWIRPELVFKIHFLEWNTSGTLRQPSIQAKVDISPEECRLPERLAEV from the coding sequence ATGAAACTTCAGCCCATCATCCCGTTTGAGCCGATAATTACAGCCCGTCTGCCCACGGGAGAACAGTGGATTGCCCAGATCAAATGGGACGGCGTCCGCATGGTCTCCTACTATGACGGAAATTCTACCGAGCTGATCAACCGGCGGGGAAATAACCGCACAAGACAGTATCCGGAACTCGCCGATGCCGGCCGCTACTGCGGGGCCGATTCCGTGATTTTGGATGGTGAAGTCATCGCCCTCATCGGAGGAAAGCCGTCCTTTCACGAGGTCATGCGCCGGGACAGTCTGAAGAAAGATTCCGCCATTGCTTCCATGGTACGGCAGATTCCGGTTCTGTACATGGTGTTCGACATTGTATACTGCAACGGAGAATGGCTGCTTGACCGGCCGTTATCCGAACGTCAGCATCTGCTGGAAGAAATGCTGCTGCCTCACCCGCATGTGCAGGCCGTGCCCAGCTACAGCGATCCCGCCGCGCTCTTGTCCACCGCCCGAGCCAATGGGCTTGAGGGTATTGTCTGCAAGGAGCTTACAAGTCTCTATACACCGGGCGGAAAAGACAAGCGCTGGCTTAAGCGCAAAATTATTTTCGATCTCAATGCCGTCGCCGGAGGCGTCACGTTTCGGGACGGCATCGTTAACGCTCTGCTGCTCGGCTTGTATGACGCTGACGGCCGGCTCCATTATATCGGACATGCGGGAACAGGGAAGCTGACCGTGAAGGATTGGCGGGATTTAACCACGCTCTCGCACAGTCTTGCCATTGGCGATATGCCGTTTGCTTCGCTGCCGCAGCGGGTCAAGGGCGCGTTCTGGATCAGGCCGGAGCTGGTGTTCAAGATCCATTTTTTGGAATGGAATACATCCGGTACACTGCGCCAACCCAGCATTCAGGCAAAAGTCGATATTTCACCTGAAGAATGCCGGCTGCCGGAACGTTTGGCGGAAGTCTGA
- a CDS encoding Ku protein, whose translation MHTVWKGAISFGLVHVPVKMFSATEDKDVSLRYIHKACGSPLSYVRKCPVCDKEVAWEEIGKGYEYEKGKFVIFDKDELDTLTEESTKNIMILDFVDLKDIDPIYFQKTYYLSPDQAGAGAYRLLMEAMRQTGKIGVAKISIRSKSSLAAIRVLENCLSIETMFYPDEIRPISQVPSLPEAVAVNDKELDMAKLLISQLSTPFEPEKYTDDYRKRMLDLIASKVAGEEIRIAPARQETNVIDLMAALQASIKAVQHVPSDPGTSPGAVAAKPRKAAVGRKKAAPKASGESALGAGTNGNAAANEAAAPLPDADPLIAPKPKRRGAKSKQTVS comes from the coding sequence ATGCATACCGTTTGGAAAGGCGCCATCAGCTTCGGACTTGTGCATGTGCCGGTCAAAATGTTCTCGGCGACCGAAGATAAAGATGTATCGCTGCGCTATATTCACAAAGCATGCGGCAGCCCCTTGTCCTATGTGCGCAAATGCCCTGTCTGCGATAAGGAAGTGGCCTGGGAGGAAATCGGCAAGGGCTATGAGTATGAAAAAGGGAAATTCGTGATCTTCGACAAGGACGAGCTTGACACGCTGACGGAAGAAAGCACCAAGAATATTATGATTCTTGACTTTGTGGATTTGAAGGATATCGATCCGATTTATTTTCAAAAAACGTATTATCTCTCTCCCGATCAGGCCGGGGCAGGCGCATACCGTCTGTTGATGGAGGCAATGCGCCAGACGGGGAAAATCGGCGTCGCCAAAATATCGATCCGCTCCAAAAGCAGCCTTGCGGCTATTCGGGTGCTGGAGAACTGCCTCTCCATTGAAACGATGTTCTATCCGGATGAGATTCGGCCCATCTCTCAGGTTCCAAGCCTGCCGGAAGCCGTAGCGGTGAACGACAAAGAGCTGGATATGGCCAAGCTGCTTATTTCTCAGCTGTCAACTCCGTTCGAACCGGAGAAATATACGGATGATTATCGCAAGCGGATGCTTGATCTTATCGCAAGCAAAGTGGCCGGTGAAGAAATCCGCATTGCTCCGGCGCGGCAGGAGACCAATGTCATCGATCTGATGGCCGCGCTTCAGGCCAGCATCAAGGCAGTGCAGCATGTTCCGTCCGATCCGGGAACATCGCCGGGAGCTGTCGCCGCCAAACCGCGCAAAGCGGCAGTCGGACGAAAAAAAGCCGCGCCAAAGGCTTCCGGCGAGTCCGCACTGGGCGCGGGGACTAACGGAAACGCGGCGGCAAACGAAGCGGCAGCTCCGCTTCCCGATGCCGACCCCCTAATCGCACCCAAGCCGAAACGCCGCGGCGCGAAGAGCAAGCAGACGGTATCATAG
- the cls gene encoding cardiolipin synthase, translating into MKIFAVALCLFIIQIMVILVLEYRRPQRAVAWLFLLFCCPPLGLLSYYILGRDYRKSRKLKAQPAATRRVLHDYAAERSRLITRTEDTGNPELTGRKDLLHLLDGLSESPVTGRNASRILASAGEAYESMLEAMESASEHIHLEVYIFRDDASGERFQDVMIRKARQGVKVRLLCDGLGSRKLSRSFLRSLTSAGVEMHFFLPPLASLFGGRFNYRNHRKILIVDGLVGFTGGINIGDEYLGKDPKMGFWRDTHLRLEGDAVYFMQHVFLKDWQLVSGERLSHPRMFPVHGCGGKEGVQIIGSGPDGDIDANEAMIFAAICAAEHRIWIASPYFIPDPAILRALKNAVLRGADVRIIIPSKPDNALVYNASLSYLDNLLDTGVKFYRYRKGFMHAKVWIADGLLASVGSVNMDMRSFYSDFELSAMLLQPQRIEELADQFRRDLKDSDAIDPEIFRSRGKLARAKEEICSLLSPLL; encoded by the coding sequence ATGAAAATATTCGCAGTGGCGTTATGCTTATTTATTATTCAAATCATGGTGATTCTGGTTCTGGAGTATCGTCGTCCCCAAAGAGCTGTCGCCTGGTTGTTTCTGCTGTTTTGCTGCCCGCCGCTTGGTCTGCTGAGCTATTACATCTTGGGCAGGGATTACAGAAAGAGCCGTAAGCTTAAAGCTCAACCGGCGGCGACTCGGCGGGTGCTTCATGATTATGCTGCTGAGCGGAGTCGGCTTATTACCCGCACGGAGGATACCGGGAATCCGGAATTAACCGGCCGTAAGGATCTGCTGCACCTATTGGACGGGCTGTCGGAAAGTCCGGTCACGGGCAGAAATGCCAGCCGGATTCTGGCTAGTGCAGGCGAAGCCTATGAATCCATGTTGGAAGCGATGGAATCGGCGTCAGAGCATATTCATCTGGAGGTTTATATTTTTCGCGATGATGCCTCCGGAGAGAGATTTCAGGATGTCATGATCCGCAAAGCCCGGCAGGGTGTAAAAGTCCGCTTGCTGTGCGATGGGCTCGGCAGCCGCAAGCTAAGCCGAAGTTTTCTGCGCTCTCTGACGAGCGCCGGGGTCGAGATGCACTTTTTCCTGCCGCCGCTTGCCTCCCTGTTCGGTGGGAGGTTCAACTACCGCAATCATCGTAAAATTCTGATTGTGGACGGTCTCGTCGGCTTTACCGGCGGAATCAACATCGGTGACGAGTATTTGGGCAAGGATCCGAAAATGGGATTTTGGCGCGATACCCATCTGCGCCTGGAGGGTGACGCCGTCTATTTCATGCAGCATGTTTTTCTGAAGGACTGGCAGCTGGTTTCCGGAGAACGTCTGAGCCATCCGCGCATGTTTCCTGTTCATGGCTGCGGGGGCAAGGAGGGAGTACAGATTATAGGGAGCGGCCCGGACGGCGATATCGACGCCAATGAGGCGATGATTTTTGCTGCGATTTGCGCGGCGGAGCACCGGATTTGGATCGCGTCACCTTATTTTATCCCGGACCCGGCGATTCTGAGAGCGCTCAAAAACGCGGTGCTGCGCGGAGCCGATGTACGGATTATTATCCCGTCAAAGCCGGACAACGCACTCGTATATAACGCCTCGTTGTCCTATTTGGACAATTTGCTGGATACCGGCGTGAAATTTTACCGCTACCGGAAAGGCTTTATGCATGCCAAAGTGTGGATTGCCGACGGTCTGCTGGCTTCCGTAGGCAGCGTGAATATGGATATGCGCAGCTTCTATTCCGATTTCGAGCTGTCGGCGATGCTGCTTCAGCCGCAGCGTATCGAAGAGCTAGCTGACCAGTTCCGGCGCGATCTGAAGGACAGCGATGCGATCGACCCGGAGATCTTCCGCAGCAGGGGAAAGCTTGCGCGCGCAAAAGAAGAGATTTGCAGCCTGCTTTCGCCGCTTCTGTGA
- a CDS encoding M23 family metallopeptidase, which produces MKSQSDKITLLVVQDAGRPARKIQLSKTMAVALPAAAVLSLSSLISSMHYHASRSIQELEAEAAALSSQNVRLEQAVADKEKALQSVQSDALGLVEETKGIKEQLKRADSLQRELQGVVRKAQGGSSADKEAAAGESGRETIPIPDRTKEVPVAAFQPNNVTFPLPMTQAKSVSPSAITIRIGAFHTAIEHTPALQLGGEYIASYSSPGEVSAVRETKDELTEIGGMLEEMVRSLSGTVLKAQKADTARLQGEEAQAFLWPTLSRTISSSFGYRTDPFKGSFAFHAGIDIAAQTGDAVVAAQGGVVAAAEQSAARGNYIVIDHGNGLQTLYMHLSSLDVSTGDNVAKGQRIGQVGSTGRSTAPHLHFQVIKQNKDVNPLSYVQQD; this is translated from the coding sequence ATGAAAAGCCAATCGGACAAGATTACCCTGCTCGTCGTCCAGGATGCCGGGCGTCCGGCCAGAAAAATCCAGCTTTCCAAAACGATGGCCGTGGCCCTGCCGGCTGCAGCCGTCCTCTCCCTGTCGAGTCTGATCAGCTCCATGCATTATCATGCCTCCCGCTCCATACAGGAGCTTGAGGCGGAAGCCGCCGCGCTGTCCTCGCAGAATGTGCGCTTGGAACAGGCGGTCGCAGATAAGGAAAAAGCGCTGCAGTCGGTGCAAAGCGATGCATTAGGTCTTGTGGAAGAAACGAAAGGGATCAAGGAGCAATTGAAACGCGCAGACTCGCTGCAGCGGGAATTGCAAGGTGTGGTCCGCAAAGCCCAGGGAGGATCTTCTGCCGACAAAGAAGCGGCTGCGGGAGAATCAGGGAGAGAAACGATACCAATTCCCGATCGAACGAAAGAGGTCCCTGTTGCCGCTTTCCAGCCCAACAACGTAACCTTTCCTCTGCCCATGACACAGGCAAAATCCGTGTCCCCTTCAGCGATCACCATCCGCATCGGAGCTTTTCACACCGCCATTGAGCATACACCGGCTTTACAGCTAGGGGGAGAATATATCGCCTCTTACAGCAGCCCTGGGGAGGTTTCGGCCGTCCGGGAGACGAAGGATGAGCTTACGGAAATTGGCGGCATGCTCGAAGAGATGGTCCGCAGCCTTTCAGGTACGGTGCTGAAAGCTCAAAAAGCGGACACCGCACGGCTTCAGGGGGAAGAGGCGCAGGCTTTTCTGTGGCCCACCTTATCCCGGACGATTTCTTCAAGCTTCGGCTACCGTACCGATCCCTTCAAAGGAAGCTTCGCTTTTCACGCCGGAATCGACATCGCGGCTCAAACAGGCGATGCGGTGGTTGCCGCTCAGGGCGGCGTAGTCGCTGCCGCTGAGCAGTCCGCAGCGCGGGGCAATTATATTGTGATCGACCACGGGAACGGACTGCAGACATTATATATGCATCTCAGCAGCCTGGATGTGTCCACCGGTGACAATGTTGCCAAAGGTCAAAGAATTGGACAGGTCGGCAGCACCGGACGGAGCACCGCTCCCCATCTGCACTTTCAGGTGATCAAGCAGAATAAGGACGTTAATCCTTTATCTTATGTCCAACAGGACTGA